AATTCGAGGCAGGCGGAAGCACTCAAGGCGGTCGGCTGTCGAAATGTGAGCACTGTATCTGTATTCAGTCTAAACGCCGCCAGATCCGTGAGCAAGACACGATCATTGACAGCACGTTGATTACAGAAAACAGGGGCCTGCGCTTCCAGAAAATAATTCTCTCCGGAACGGGTGATCGACGCATGGTGCCGAGACAGATTGGCCAGTAATGCTAAATCAGCCCATTGAGAACTCAGGCTGCTCGCCACTCCTGTTTCTCCCGGTCCACCAATTCTCAACGTCTCTGGTAAATAGACCAGGTACGTTCCAACTCCGTCAATCCACAACAGATAACTCATGCCAGCGAAAGATTTCGCAGCCTGATCCTGCCTGGATGATGAAGTGAAGAAGCCCAAGGTAATTCTCCTGAGTCAGAAAGAGAGAGGCACAAGCTGTTAAACGATACACTCTTAATTTTAACGAATAATCTTAGTAAGTGGTTGCTTAGAATCTGTTTTTGCCAGGGATCGCTTAATTTTAATCTGGAGAAGAAACTGGCAAGGGGCAGGCAGCCCTGCTCGAATACAAGAACCACCTGCCACCACTCGCGCCAATACGCTCGTCTCTCAGTCTTTTTACTGAACCGCGACACGATCGCCTGATTTTGATTTGAAGTATTCATCCATCTGTTTGACGACATCCCGCTTTTCTTCCACTTTGGTATCAACGGGAATCAGACCTGTGAATTTTCCTTC
The sequence above is a segment of the Gimesia algae genome. Coding sequences within it:
- a CDS encoding FHA domain-containing protein → MGFFTSSSRQDQAAKSFAGMSYLLWIDGVGTYLVYLPETLRIGGPGETGVASSLSSQWADLALLANLSRHHASITRSGENYFLEAQAPVFCNQRAVNDRVLLTDLAAFRLNTDTVLTFRQPTALSASACLEFTSHHQPQQRLDGVVLMAETCLLGASSENHVVCPHWPGTVILYRQGNQVLCRSRLKIDVNQITVSEGAVLTPGSLVTGPELRFRWEVVS